In one window of Legionella fallonii LLAP-10 DNA:
- a CDS encoding SEL1-like repeat protein: MFNMTRWKINRLIKKIKAMQANRVHNQPGDEVLKREVLHYFELAGIYKKLIHNKKYPYAEVMFIECYRAAASLDDSSAHFQLGQIFLDEAKYRLNLNKEGIFNSAENLNRSQKLFEEALVHLLAAENLGHIVAKRLRGLCYINGWGVVEDKNAGFELVVSSIEQEGSWDRVPQIFAAIGLNKPEFFAAIMQRRKV; this comes from the coding sequence ATGTTTAATATGACTAGATGGAAAATTAATAGGCTTATAAAAAAAATTAAAGCAATGCAAGCTAATCGTGTCCATAATCAGCCTGGAGATGAGGTTCTTAAAAGAGAAGTTTTGCACTATTTTGAATTAGCTGGCATCTATAAGAAGTTAATTCACAATAAAAAATACCCCTATGCAGAAGTTATGTTTATAGAGTGTTATAGAGCAGCGGCTAGTCTTGATGATTCTTCTGCGCATTTTCAGCTAGGGCAAATCTTTCTTGACGAGGCAAAATATCGGTTGAACTTGAATAAGGAAGGCATTTTTAATAGCGCGGAGAATCTCAACAGGTCGCAGAAGCTTTTTGAGGAAGCTTTAGTCCATTTATTAGCTGCTGAAAACTTAGGGCACATTGTTGCTAAAAGATTAAGAGGTCTTTGTTATATTAACGGATGGGGCGTTGTTGAGGATAAAAATGCAGGCTTTGAATTGGTAGTCTCCAGCATAGAGCAAGAAGGGAGTTGGGATAGGGTTCCTCAAATATTTGCAGCTATAGGTCTAAATAAGCCAGAGTTTTTTGCAGCCATTATGCAACGAAGAAAGGTCTAG
- a CDS encoding TetR/AcrR family transcriptional regulator has product MSGLEHRGNSAMRLGNTKTRALEEARKLLQEVGYNGFSFQHLADTLHIKKQSLYVHFKSKEDLGVCLIEEHRLSFAEWAKTIDIFAPDAQIGAIFEVCYEFSIDSRKICPLSAVGADLNSLPPGMQSALTRLYTSRFLWLINIIEKGQKADVFRIDKSSTELTQFVLAAVLGAQLSARISGVPEQIRAIKQQTLDFLMTATTEASQRKQK; this is encoded by the coding sequence ATGTCAGGATTGGAACATAGAGGAAACTCAGCGATGAGATTAGGTAATACAAAAACGCGTGCTTTAGAGGAAGCAAGAAAACTGCTCCAAGAAGTAGGCTACAATGGCTTTAGTTTTCAGCATCTGGCCGATACTCTGCATATCAAAAAGCAAAGTCTTTACGTTCATTTTAAATCAAAAGAAGACCTAGGAGTATGTCTCATTGAAGAGCATCGTTTATCTTTTGCGGAATGGGCGAAAACAATCGACATTTTTGCTCCAGACGCACAAATTGGTGCGATTTTTGAAGTGTGCTATGAGTTTTCGATAGACTCAAGAAAAATATGTCCCTTATCAGCAGTTGGTGCTGATTTAAATTCTTTGCCTCCAGGAATGCAGTCGGCGTTAACTCGTTTATACACGTCACGTTTTTTGTGGCTAATAAATATTATTGAAAAAGGACAAAAAGCTGATGTTTTTAGAATAGATAAATCCAGTACGGAACTGACACAGTTTGTCCTTGCCGCTGTACTGGGAGCCCAATTAAGTGCTCGTATTTCAGGAGTCCCAGAGCAAATAAGGGCAATAAAACAACAAACTTTAGATTTTTTAATGACTGCAACAACAGAAGCCTCACAAAGGAAACAAAAATGA
- a CDS encoding homoserine kinase — MKKIKDSIQSIKAFAPATCANVAVGFDILGFAVDSIGDYVTLTKRDDQKIIIESIDSQQSLPFTSDKNTASVVLQKFCHDLDLEHGFSVHIKKGIPLCSGMGGSAASAVAALVACNAFLYLPLPLSDLARFALLGEEVASGEAHADNIIPCLFGGLTLIQSQQPMKILNLPIPDLYCVLIHPHLQVSTREARKTLHKELSLASHVQQSAYLASFIAALYEQDYSLLKQAMNDVIIEAQRAQFVPKFYEIKESAMRAGALGMSFSGSGPSLFAFARTTVKAKEISQAMQLCLQKNNIHSDCWISAINKNGARVVEEIL; from the coding sequence ATGAAAAAAATTAAAGATTCCATTCAATCCATTAAGGCATTTGCCCCAGCCACCTGTGCTAACGTTGCTGTTGGCTTTGATATTTTGGGTTTTGCAGTTGATTCTATAGGTGATTATGTCACATTGACTAAACGTGATGATCAAAAAATAATTATAGAGTCAATAGATTCACAACAGTCACTCCCTTTTACTAGCGATAAAAATACAGCATCGGTGGTTCTTCAGAAATTTTGTCATGATTTAGATTTGGAACATGGTTTTTCTGTCCATATCAAAAAAGGAATTCCATTGTGCTCTGGCATGGGGGGCTCAGCGGCGTCAGCAGTCGCAGCCCTGGTTGCCTGCAATGCCTTTTTATACTTGCCTTTGCCTCTTTCCGACTTAGCCCGCTTTGCCTTGTTAGGTGAGGAAGTTGCCAGTGGGGAAGCACATGCTGATAATATCATTCCTTGCCTTTTTGGTGGTTTGACATTAATTCAATCTCAGCAACCAATGAAGATCCTTAATCTCCCTATTCCAGATCTCTATTGTGTGTTAATCCATCCTCATCTGCAGGTGTCTACCCGTGAAGCAAGAAAAACCCTGCACAAAGAACTATCCTTAGCAAGTCATGTGCAACAATCCGCTTATCTTGCCTCATTCATAGCTGCACTATATGAGCAAGATTATTCTCTCTTAAAACAGGCGATGAATGATGTAATTATTGAGGCTCAACGTGCGCAATTTGTCCCTAAATTTTATGAAATTAAAGAATCTGCTATGCGAGCTGGAGCACTAGGCATGTCTTTTTCTGGATCTGGGCCATCCTTATTTGCTTTTGCTCGAACAACAGTAAAGGCCAAAGAAATTAGCCAAGCCATGCAATTGTGTTTACAAAAAAATAACATCCATTCCGATTGTTGGATATCAGCAATTAATAAAAATGGAGCTCGAGTAGTAGAGGAGATTTTATGA
- a CDS encoding protein kinase domain-containing protein → MGDKENGSTPATTYILFPVKQKDETICYYTSDYSEELGNSVYKGYLCTLKTDKEELKPRRIKKEEINIDESKPVAIKIYQKNQHPSPYQFYTSQIAVLEINGHDALIMDFIDGFHIFPDIEDNPKIKLLTFAQAADIAWQLILGLNHYHYRNTSGHSIVHGDVKGTNVKIRVKETEVDGLKKYKIDTFYLDPDYAKPIVGRAQDSQGTPEHLALEVLDGWYSEESDFFALSPLLFSLFGAHNPLSKILEYRNNHQDMTCAELVKQLRTIDFCSTGLFEHFTPKPAPIICRLVEQFIFQMGAKLKSNRPSPDALLEFFTALRQFSLLHELKQDTGAYLLRLCIVAQDECWLRDKKFLTLFITLDKNLQSRLIAVMNPHQSISLYKILQENRANPGLLNQLRKKVATQLAEEGETLKAPSRLSALFSSPVTSKDIQWLLNCYEHNNHTEFYSAQNKKMREKLTHCDNKKIANFISIITDGLCISLELSTPSI, encoded by the coding sequence ATGGGAGATAAAGAGAACGGTAGCACACCAGCTACGACATACATTCTTTTTCCAGTAAAACAAAAAGATGAAACGATCTGTTATTACACAAGCGATTACTCAGAAGAATTAGGCAACTCAGTTTATAAGGGTTACCTTTGCACATTAAAGACAGATAAAGAAGAATTAAAGCCTAGACGTATCAAAAAAGAAGAAATCAACATAGATGAATCCAAGCCTGTAGCGATAAAAATTTATCAAAAGAATCAACATCCATCCCCCTATCAATTTTATACCTCTCAAATTGCAGTTCTGGAGATTAATGGCCATGATGCCCTTATCATGGACTTTATCGATGGATTCCATATCTTCCCTGATATCGAAGATAACCCAAAAATAAAATTATTGACCTTTGCTCAAGCGGCCGACATTGCATGGCAACTTATTCTTGGACTCAATCATTATCATTATAGAAATACCAGTGGTCACTCTATTGTGCATGGTGACGTCAAAGGGACAAACGTCAAAATTCGAGTGAAGGAAACAGAAGTAGATGGTCTAAAGAAATATAAAATTGATACATTTTACCTTGATCCTGATTATGCTAAACCAATAGTAGGAAGAGCACAGGACTCTCAAGGCACACCCGAACATCTTGCCCTAGAAGTATTAGATGGATGGTATTCAGAAGAAAGTGATTTTTTTGCCTTAAGTCCATTGTTATTCAGTTTATTTGGGGCACATAACCCTCTCTCCAAAATCCTTGAGTACAGAAATAATCACCAGGATATGACTTGTGCTGAATTAGTCAAACAATTACGTACTATCGATTTTTGTTCCACAGGCTTATTTGAGCATTTTACACCTAAACCAGCCCCTATAATTTGTAGACTAGTCGAGCAATTTATTTTTCAAATGGGAGCAAAACTCAAGAGCAATAGACCCTCTCCAGATGCGTTACTTGAGTTTTTTACTGCGCTAAGACAATTCAGCCTTTTACATGAATTAAAGCAAGATACTGGAGCTTATCTATTACGTCTATGTATTGTTGCTCAAGATGAGTGTTGGTTAAGAGACAAAAAATTCCTAACTCTATTCATTACTCTAGATAAAAACTTACAAAGCAGGTTAATTGCAGTAATGAACCCCCATCAATCCATATCCTTGTATAAAATTCTGCAAGAAAATAGAGCAAATCCGGGCCTCCTTAATCAATTAAGGAAAAAAGTCGCCACACAGTTAGCCGAGGAAGGCGAAACTTTAAAAGCCCCTTCTCGCTTGAGCGCCCTTTTTTCCTCGCCTGTAACATCTAAAGATATTCAGTGGTTACTTAATTGCTATGAACACAATAATCACACTGAATTTTATTCTGCACAAAATAAAAAAATGAGAGAAAAGCTAACTCATTGTGACAATAAAAAAATAGCAAATTTTATTTCTATTATTACAGATGGATTATGTATTTCTTTGGAACTTTCAACACCATCAATATAA
- a CDS encoding nucleotide triphosphate diphosphatase NUDT15: MNHPKVGIGVLIFQDTKILLGQRIKSHGLSTWGPPGGHLEYGETFEECAIRETKEETGLVISNPTVIAVTNDVFKEEQKHYVSIFLRAKYPQGQMVENLEQDKVASWEWIDIDLLPENLFLPLKNLLQAKGRAFFTMSFDSEMNSITAS, encoded by the coding sequence ATGAACCATCCTAAAGTAGGTATTGGGGTATTAATTTTTCAGGATACTAAAATATTGCTTGGGCAGCGAATAAAAAGCCATGGCCTTTCTACTTGGGGCCCCCCTGGTGGGCATTTGGAATATGGTGAGACTTTTGAAGAATGTGCCATACGCGAAACAAAGGAAGAAACGGGGTTAGTTATATCTAACCCAACAGTAATCGCGGTGACAAATGATGTATTTAAGGAAGAGCAGAAGCATTATGTTTCTATATTTTTACGGGCTAAATATCCTCAAGGCCAAATGGTAGAAAATTTAGAGCAAGATAAAGTCGCTTCATGGGAGTGGATTGATATTGATCTGCTTCCTGAAAATTTATTTTTACCTCTTAAAAATTTGTTGCAAGCAAAAGGAAGGGCTTTTTTTACTATGTCTTTCGATTCAGAGATGAACAGCATTACTGCTTCTTAA
- the fabF gene encoding beta-ketoacyl-ACP synthase II codes for MNFSKKRVVITGIGAITPIGVTLDEIEKSLRESTSGVKLITHFDTEKLPVKFAGEATQFKPELFLDPKEIRRNDRFIHMCLAATDLAVNDSGISLELLRDAGVAIGVGLGGLYTIEEATLAMESSGAKRVSPFLIPSILANLASGQVSIRYGTKGANYAISSACASGSQAIGQAFREIQSGRREIWIAGGAEAPITPLSISGFSAARALSRRNEEPALASRPFDQERDGFVLGEGAATFILESLDSAMKRNAKIYAEIIGFGLASDGYHITEPEPHGEGAYLAMKEAIGDAAINVSQIDYVNAHATSTMLGDKVEALAMERIFEEQMPETRVSSTKSLTGHACGAAGAIETAFCSLMLVKEFLPPAFNLDNISPEFLFRSPSKAEANFRSNIIMNNSFGFGGINTSMLLKRMGA; via the coding sequence ATGAATTTTTCTAAAAAACGCGTTGTCATCACCGGTATTGGTGCCATTACCCCTATTGGGGTAACTCTTGATGAGATAGAAAAATCTCTTAGAGAATCAACAAGTGGTGTTAAATTAATTACTCATTTTGATACAGAGAAACTTCCTGTAAAATTCGCGGGTGAAGCGACTCAGTTCAAACCCGAACTTTTTTTAGATCCCAAAGAAATTCGTCGCAATGATAGATTTATCCATATGTGTTTAGCAGCTACGGATCTAGCAGTTAATGATTCAGGTATTTCCTTAGAACTGCTTCGTGATGCTGGTGTGGCAATTGGCGTTGGTCTTGGTGGCCTCTATACCATCGAAGAGGCGACATTAGCAATGGAGAGTTCGGGAGCAAAACGAGTTAGTCCTTTTTTAATCCCCTCTATCTTAGCAAATCTTGCCAGTGGTCAAGTGAGCATTCGTTATGGTACAAAAGGAGCCAATTACGCCATTTCATCTGCTTGTGCTAGTGGCTCCCAAGCTATAGGGCAAGCGTTCAGAGAAATTCAATCAGGCCGTCGTGAAATATGGATAGCAGGTGGTGCCGAAGCCCCTATTACTCCACTGAGCATTAGCGGTTTCTCGGCAGCTCGCGCTCTTTCTCGTCGTAATGAAGAACCTGCTTTAGCCTCCCGACCCTTTGATCAAGAACGTGATGGTTTTGTTCTTGGTGAAGGAGCCGCAACATTTATTCTTGAATCACTAGATTCTGCTATGAAGCGTAATGCCAAAATCTATGCTGAAATTATTGGTTTCGGCTTGGCTTCTGATGGTTACCACATCACAGAACCAGAACCTCATGGTGAAGGAGCATACCTTGCGATGAAAGAAGCAATTGGTGATGCAGCAATTAACGTATCGCAAATTGATTATGTTAATGCACATGCAACAAGTACTATGCTAGGAGATAAAGTAGAAGCCTTAGCCATGGAGCGTATCTTTGAGGAACAAATGCCTGAAACCCGAGTATCAAGCACTAAAAGTCTTACAGGCCATGCTTGTGGTGCTGCTGGCGCTATAGAAACAGCTTTTTGTTCTTTAATGTTAGTTAAAGAGTTTTTACCACCGGCGTTTAATCTCGATAATATATCCCCTGAGTTTCTCTTCAGATCCCCGAGTAAAGCAGAAGCTAATTTCCGCTCTAACATTATAATGAATAATAGTTTTGGATTTGGCGGCATTAATACGTCAATGTTATTAAAACGAATGGGGGCATAA
- the thrA gene encoding bifunctional aspartate kinase/homoserine dehydrogenase I, which produces MINNHFYSIHKFGGSSLANAERFMAVKSLLSGNEIVVASAIQGVTSALQSTMDEAKSSLNYLQILDELKEKHLDLLNELSLNDQNNGISRIIQDDFFKIQDILYAVYLTGQYSKQTQNLLLGYGELWSAMILKEFLSQQRNVALLDASKVLFVYEKEGNIAIDWHKSKTSLNNYLKNVDFEQLIITGFIASTLEGQRTTLGRNGSDFSAAIFANLFQAQSLTIWTDVDGIYTADPNLVRSATVIESLTYQEALELAYFGAKVLHPMTIAPLVEQKIPLYIKNSFAPQQKGTYISEYSKSPVALIKGISCITSIGLINIEGSGLISASGIASRVFDILYRHEIHVLFISQANSEHSLCFAVPTHLVTISKEILLERLLSDIERKHIKSIYADTECSILSIVGDNMVGTPGITSKLSTALAKANINIRAISQGSSERNISLIIKNTDADKAMQAVHSSFYLSRKTLSIGLIGPGTVGKSLLKQLNEAVAQLCSTYQINLDVRGIMNSQRMLLSNEAIDLSHWQQHFAQQAVPSDLEQFVQHITANNIPNAVIIDCTANKQVAQLYPRFMEKGIHVITPNKHANAGELTYYKKLQTLAKNHHYYFYEATVCAGLPVISTLQDLIKTGDRIEEIAGIFSGTLSYIFNEMGKGKSFSVAVKEAKELGFTEPDPREDLSGMDVARKLVCLAREMGHEVILDDVAVYDLVPPELKTCSVEEFIASLPAYDHPINHWLVEARSQNRSLHYVGTINTNGTLKVAIEHLPAEHPFSRLEGTDNMIIFRTKRYCTRPLIIQGPGAGAEVTAAGIFSDLLRLVAAL; this is translated from the coding sequence ATGATCAACAATCATTTCTACTCCATTCATAAATTTGGAGGAAGCAGTCTTGCCAATGCAGAACGTTTTATGGCAGTTAAGTCATTATTAAGTGGAAACGAGATCGTCGTGGCTTCGGCAATACAAGGAGTTACTTCCGCATTACAATCAACAATGGATGAAGCGAAAAGCAGTTTAAACTACCTGCAAATACTGGATGAATTAAAAGAAAAACATTTAGACTTGCTCAATGAATTATCCTTAAATGATCAGAATAACGGCATTAGCAGGATAATTCAGGATGATTTCTTTAAAATCCAGGACATCTTATATGCCGTCTACCTAACTGGCCAATACTCCAAACAAACACAAAACCTTCTATTAGGCTATGGTGAATTATGGTCCGCAATGATTCTCAAAGAATTTCTTAGCCAACAAAGGAACGTTGCGCTTTTAGACGCTTCAAAAGTTCTATTTGTCTATGAAAAAGAAGGAAATATTGCTATTGATTGGCATAAAAGCAAAACATCTTTAAACAACTATCTAAAAAACGTCGATTTTGAACAATTAATTATTACAGGCTTTATTGCCTCAACATTAGAAGGACAAAGAACTACTTTAGGGCGTAATGGTAGCGATTTTTCAGCAGCGATCTTTGCCAATTTATTCCAAGCCCAATCATTAACTATATGGACTGATGTCGATGGTATTTATACAGCAGATCCGAATCTTGTTCGTTCAGCAACTGTTATTGAATCATTGACTTATCAAGAAGCATTAGAATTAGCCTATTTTGGTGCAAAGGTGCTTCATCCTATGACTATTGCTCCACTTGTAGAACAAAAAATTCCGCTTTACATAAAGAACAGCTTTGCTCCTCAACAAAAAGGGACTTATATCTCAGAATATTCAAAATCTCCTGTTGCATTGATTAAGGGAATAAGTTGCATTACCTCAATTGGTTTAATTAATATAGAAGGTAGTGGACTAATCAGCGCCTCTGGAATTGCATCTCGTGTCTTCGATATCCTATATCGCCATGAAATCCACGTTCTCTTTATCTCACAAGCTAATTCAGAACATTCTCTTTGTTTTGCAGTACCAACTCACTTGGTCACTATATCAAAAGAAATATTATTAGAACGTTTGCTCTCAGATATTGAGCGTAAACATATTAAAAGTATTTATGCAGATACTGAGTGTTCTATTTTATCCATTGTTGGAGATAACATGGTAGGAACACCTGGCATCACAAGTAAATTAAGCACAGCTCTGGCGAAAGCAAACATTAATATTCGAGCTATTTCACAAGGTTCATCCGAACGCAATATCTCATTGATTATAAAAAACACCGATGCCGATAAAGCAATGCAAGCCGTGCACTCAAGCTTTTATCTATCACGAAAAACACTATCCATAGGACTAATTGGCCCTGGTACTGTTGGCAAAAGTTTATTAAAACAATTGAATGAGGCCGTAGCCCAATTATGCAGCACTTATCAAATAAACCTTGATGTACGTGGCATTATGAATAGTCAGAGAATGTTGCTTTCCAATGAAGCAATTGATCTTAGCCATTGGCAACAACACTTTGCTCAACAAGCAGTGCCATCTGATCTAGAACAGTTTGTTCAACACATTACTGCAAATAATATACCTAATGCGGTCATTATTGACTGCACTGCAAACAAACAGGTTGCCCAGCTTTATCCGCGATTTATGGAAAAAGGAATACATGTTATTACGCCTAATAAGCACGCAAATGCCGGTGAATTGACCTATTATAAGAAGCTACAAACACTGGCTAAAAATCATCATTATTATTTTTACGAAGCGACTGTATGCGCTGGTTTACCAGTAATTAGCACACTACAAGATTTGATTAAAACGGGAGACCGCATTGAGGAAATAGCAGGTATTTTCTCAGGTACTCTTAGTTATATTTTTAATGAAATGGGTAAAGGTAAAAGTTTTTCCGTTGCAGTAAAAGAGGCCAAAGAGCTTGGCTTTACCGAACCCGATCCGCGCGAAGATCTTTCCGGTATGGATGTAGCTCGCAAATTAGTTTGCTTGGCGCGAGAAATGGGGCATGAAGTGATTCTAGATGATGTTGCCGTCTACGACCTAGTTCCTCCTGAATTAAAAACCTGTTCCGTAGAGGAGTTTATTGCTAGTTTACCAGCCTATGATCACCCCATAAATCATTGGTTAGTAGAGGCACGCTCACAAAATCGGAGTTTACATTACGTAGGAACTATCAACACAAATGGCACTCTTAAAGTTGCTATTGAACATCTGCCTGCTGAACATCCTTTTTCTAGACTTGAAGGCACCGATAATATGATTATTTTCCGCACTAAAAGGTATTGTACACGCCCTCTGATTATTCAAGGACCTGGAGCCGGCGCCGAAGTTACAGCTGCGGGCATTTTTTCTGATTTATTACGTCTAGTGGCAGCCTTATAA
- a CDS encoding PaaI family thioesterase: protein MTVHEQVMKNMREMAALFSSSNISLEMPPQSNLTLGTTYVDIDFGKMLTARFKFDTRFINPIGTFHGGFLSAVFDDTYGPLSYMAASRPVVTIELSTTFIRPFTAKDEYIDVRAELVSKSKSLLVMRAEAKTKDGKLIATSTTHSIILSDEQLSATNNNLR from the coding sequence ATGACAGTACATGAACAAGTAATGAAAAATATGCGAGAAATGGCGGCATTATTCTCTTCTTCTAATATTTCTTTAGAAATGCCTCCTCAGTCCAATCTAACTCTGGGAACAACTTACGTCGATATTGATTTTGGAAAAATGCTTACCGCCAGATTTAAGTTTGATACTCGCTTTATTAATCCTATAGGTACTTTTCATGGTGGTTTTTTAAGTGCTGTCTTTGATGATACCTATGGACCACTGTCTTACATGGCGGCCTCTAGGCCAGTCGTTACTATAGAATTAAGTACAACCTTTATTCGTCCCTTTACCGCTAAGGACGAATACATAGACGTACGTGCGGAATTAGTGTCTAAATCAAAATCGTTACTTGTCATGAGAGCCGAAGCTAAAACAAAAGATGGGAAACTAATAGCGACATCGACAACTCACTCTATAATTTTATCTGATGAGCAATTAAGTGCAACCAACAATAACTTAAGATAA
- a CDS encoding SDR family oxidoreductase codes for MRFTDKTVLITGGSSGIGFSVAKRITDEGGNVVITGRNENNLHSAVKSLGKKSSYVVSDASNLSALDTLYSYIKREIGTLDGLFANAGIAIMKPIDAVTEEDFDRLMNINVKGVFFTLQKAIPLLADGASIVLNASVAGSRGSPISSVYSATKAAVRSMARTFAATLVDKKIRVNAVSPGPIETPLWYKEKDMPTDMLPQLIENITQANPMKRFGTPDEVAAVVAFLLAPESSYVTGCELFVDGGLTQL; via the coding sequence ATGAGATTTACTGATAAAACTGTTTTGATCACCGGTGGAAGTAGTGGAATCGGTTTTTCTGTAGCCAAACGCATCACTGATGAGGGAGGTAATGTTGTTATTACTGGACGTAATGAAAACAATTTGCACTCTGCTGTCAAAAGTCTCGGTAAAAAATCGAGCTATGTTGTTTCTGATGCTAGCAATCTTAGCGCTCTTGATACACTCTACTCATATATAAAAAGGGAAATTGGTACGCTTGATGGGCTTTTTGCTAACGCAGGAATTGCCATTATGAAACCAATTGACGCCGTTACCGAAGAAGACTTTGATAGATTAATGAACATCAATGTTAAAGGCGTCTTTTTTACATTGCAAAAAGCGATCCCCCTTTTGGCTGACGGCGCATCTATTGTGCTTAATGCCTCTGTTGCTGGAAGCCGTGGCTCCCCTATTTCCTCTGTGTACAGCGCAACAAAGGCTGCAGTGAGATCTATGGCTCGTACTTTTGCAGCAACTCTTGTAGATAAAAAAATCCGTGTTAACGCCGTAAGCCCTGGGCCTATAGAAACTCCTTTATGGTATAAAGAAAAGGATATGCCAACAGATATGCTTCCCCAACTTATTGAGAATATCACCCAAGCCAATCCGATGAAACGTTTTGGTACACCCGATGAAGTAGCTGCTGTAGTTGCTTTTCTTCTAGCCCCAGAATCGTCTTATGTTACAGGTTGTGAACTATTTGTTGATGGAGGACTAACGCAACTATAG
- the thrC gene encoding threonine synthase yields MNYISTRNHLHSLSLSEAMQQGLASDGGLFLPEQMPIIDEPLALSNKTYAEFSYVLLKDFFKTDELAHSLMAICERAFQSPIPLKQLNKNTFVLELFHGPTSSFKDFGALFLAECLSGTNNKKKTILVATSGDTGSAVASAFYRKPNYKVVILYPEGQVSVKQEQQMTCWRENIFAFAVNGNFDQCQQLVKSAFQDPLCSSSTELSSANSINIGRLLPQISYYAYTSLQFYKNNQQKPGFIIPSGNLGNATAAYWAKAMGFPIRAIVLATNTNRVISDYLNSGIYQARPSIKTIANAMDVGNPSNLERLHHLFSSFTSFKENVQSISANDCIINQTISDVYKQYGYISCPHTATAFYSRNQLDKQPWIVVATADPCKFDQIIEPIIHVKVPIAPQLQRLLDKPQRFFRMEANLNALRKVLNE; encoded by the coding sequence ATGAACTATATAAGTACTCGCAATCACTTACATTCACTTTCATTATCAGAAGCGATGCAGCAAGGATTAGCCTCCGACGGGGGCTTGTTTCTTCCCGAGCAGATGCCAATTATTGACGAGCCTCTCGCTTTATCTAATAAGACCTACGCAGAATTTTCGTACGTTTTATTAAAAGATTTCTTCAAAACAGATGAGCTGGCGCATTCCTTAATGGCTATTTGCGAGCGAGCTTTTCAGAGTCCTATTCCATTAAAACAACTCAATAAAAACACTTTTGTACTAGAGCTTTTTCACGGCCCGACCAGTTCTTTTAAAGATTTCGGTGCTCTTTTTTTAGCGGAATGCCTAAGTGGCACAAATAATAAAAAGAAAACTATTCTGGTAGCAACATCAGGAGATACGGGCTCCGCTGTTGCAAGCGCATTTTATCGCAAACCTAATTATAAAGTGGTTATTCTCTACCCTGAAGGTCAAGTTTCAGTGAAGCAGGAGCAGCAAATGACCTGTTGGAGAGAAAATATTTTTGCTTTTGCGGTCAATGGAAACTTTGATCAATGCCAACAACTGGTTAAATCTGCTTTTCAAGATCCGTTGTGCTCATCATCCACTGAACTCAGTAGCGCAAATAGCATTAATATAGGCAGATTATTACCTCAAATTTCCTATTATGCTTATACAAGCTTACAGTTTTACAAAAATAACCAGCAGAAACCCGGCTTTATCATTCCTTCTGGTAACTTAGGTAATGCAACGGCAGCCTATTGGGCAAAAGCAATGGGATTTCCCATCAGAGCAATTGTCTTAGCAACTAATACAAATCGAGTGATTTCCGATTATTTAAATAGTGGTATTTACCAAGCTCGCCCCAGCATAAAAACTATAGCCAATGCCATGGATGTAGGTAATCCAAGTAATTTAGAACGATTACACCACCTATTTAGTTCATTTACTTCTTTTAAAGAAAATGTACAATCCATTTCTGCTAATGATTGCATTATTAACCAAACTATAAGTGATGTTTATAAGCAATACGGCTATATCAGCTGCCCCCATACAGCAACCGCTTTTTACTCTAGAAATCAATTAGATAAACAACCATGGATTGTCGTTGCAACGGCTGATCCTTGCAAATTTGATCAAATAATTGAACCCATCATTCATGTTAAAGTACCCATAGCACCCCAGCTACAGAGATTATTGGACAAACCGCAACGATTTTTTAGAATGGAGGCTAATCTCAATGCATTGCGCAAGGTGCTAAATGAGTAA